A window of the Coprobacter fastidiosus genome harbors these coding sequences:
- a CDS encoding family 43 glycosylhydrolase, whose translation MKKRLLFISLLAVAIAGISASSVSGANAKKKKKSTPVTLGPNPFITHMFTADPSAHVWKDGRLYVYPSHDIDPPRGCDLMDRYHVFSTDDMVNWKDHGEILNSSQVPWGRPEGGFMWAPDCAYKDGTYYFYFPHPSSSDVHCSWKVGIATSKHPAKDFKVQGYIKGIDDACGMIDPCVFIDDDGQAYLYHGGCGRIIGAKMKDNMMELAEKPRSMEGLKDFHEGAWVHKRNGIYYLMYSDNVPHPEGNRLVYATSTNPLGPWTYQGVILEATGSGTSHGSIVEYKGEWFLFYHNSDLSGGKPELRSICVDKLYYNPDGTIQLVKQTKGTPKK comes from the coding sequence ATGAAAAAAAGATTATTGTTTATTTCGTTGCTGGCTGTAGCGATCGCAGGAATATCCGCTTCTTCAGTCTCCGGTGCAAATGCTAAAAAGAAGAAAAAAAGTACTCCGGTAACCTTAGGTCCTAATCCTTTTATCACACACATGTTCACAGCAGACCCGTCGGCTCATGTATGGAAAGACGGACGCTTATACGTTTATCCCTCCCACGACATAGATCCTCCTCGCGGATGTGATTTGATGGACCGTTACCATGTCTTTTCTACCGATGATATGGTAAACTGGAAAGATCACGGAGAGATTTTAAACTCGAGCCAAGTGCCTTGGGGACGTCCCGAAGGCGGTTTTATGTGGGCTCCCGACTGTGCGTATAAAGACGGTACATATTACTTTTATTTCCCTCATCCGAGCAGTTCTGACGTACATTGTTCATGGAAAGTCGGAATCGCAACAAGCAAGCATCCGGCAAAAGATTTTAAAGTACAAGGATATATCAAAGGCATTGACGATGCTTGCGGAATGATCGATCCCTGCGTATTTATCGATGATGACGGACAGGCTTATCTTTATCATGGCGGTTGTGGCAGAATCATCGGCGCCAAAATGAAAGACAATATGATGGAACTGGCGGAAAAACCCCGAAGTATGGAAGGACTGAAAGATTTTCATGAAGGAGCTTGGGTACATAAAAGAAACGGAATTTATTATCTGATGTATTCCGACAATGTCCCCCATCCCGAAGGTAACCGATTGGTTTATGCTACCAGTACAAATCCATTAGGGCCATGGACCTACCAAGGTGTGATTCTGGAAGCAACAGGTTCGGGAACAAGTCATGGTTCTATCGTAGAATACAAAGGCGAATGGTTTCTCTTTTATCACAACAGCGACCTTTCCGGTGGAAAACCGGAATTACGTTCCATTTGTGTAGACAAACTGTATTACAATCCCGATGGAACTATTCAATTAGTAAAACAAACCAAAGGGACTCCTAAAAAATAA
- the galB gene encoding beta-galactosidase GalB codes for MPLDKEWLFQKKDITEPIQIYTSWDTVNIPHDWAINGPFDLNQDMQFVQVIEDGDKEAKLRTGRTGALPATGMGQYRKELFLPVEKSTQRVYIEFDGVMSNAKIYLNGEYIGERPYGYSSFSFDLTDHFKFGKKNILDVTVENKPEMSRFYTGAGIYRPVRLICTSPIHVAHWGTFICTPEISTKKGSVSIKTNINAFTEKKGKIKLITEIYDPSGKCVSSVSSSKDIMSTLLFEQNCTVKKPALWDTEHPHLYTAVSKVYFNGEQTDIYKTTFGFRTIKFDKDKGFFLNEKATKIKGVCLHHDLGPLGAAVNLRATERQLEIMKEMGCNAIRTSHNPPSIELLELCDKMGLMVQVEAFDEWKNGKCVNGYNTLFDKWAEKDLTDLIRRDRNHPCVIMWSIGNELREQDQKEGGQIARFLSDIVHREDPTRPSTAGYNNHIGAIINGLADAVDLVGFNYKHYDYQTQHENHPEYILYGSETSSAVSSRGVYKFPVKDNWTPWYNDYQISSYDMDYVPWGSAPDTEFEKQDDNEFLLGEFVWTGFDYLGEPSPYGEGAPSRSSYFGIVDLAGLKKDRYYLYQSQWSNKPVLHVMPHWTWPDRLGQEVPIQCYTNYPEVELFVNGKSMGTKRKDKSQKFLRYRMRWDNIIYQPGEIKIIAKNEKGEPCEERIIKTAGNPDKIYLKADRDTLLANGKDLSFITVEIQDKEGNLCPRDASLLFVKVNGNGKLKALCNGDATDLIPFTSNYMRVFNGKMVIIVESKDKTGEINIEVSGERLKTSFYKLTCQQ; via the coding sequence ATGCCTCTCGATAAAGAATGGTTATTTCAAAAAAAAGATATAACCGAGCCCATCCAAATCTATACATCATGGGATACCGTAAATATTCCTCACGATTGGGCTATAAACGGACCTTTCGATCTAAATCAAGACATGCAATTCGTGCAAGTCATTGAAGATGGTGATAAAGAAGCAAAACTCCGCACCGGAAGAACGGGAGCATTACCCGCCACCGGAATGGGACAATATCGGAAAGAATTATTTTTACCTGTAGAAAAATCTACACAAAGAGTATATATCGAATTCGATGGAGTAATGAGCAATGCAAAAATTTATCTAAATGGAGAGTATATAGGAGAGCGTCCTTATGGATATTCTTCGTTCTCATTCGACCTAACTGATCATTTTAAATTCGGTAAAAAAAACATTTTGGATGTGACAGTAGAAAACAAACCTGAAATGTCCCGATTTTATACCGGAGCAGGTATCTATCGTCCTGTCAGATTAATATGCACTTCTCCTATACATGTAGCCCATTGGGGAACATTCATTTGCACACCCGAGATCTCTACAAAGAAAGGATCGGTATCAATAAAAACCAACATAAATGCATTCACTGAAAAAAAAGGAAAAATAAAACTGATTACAGAGATATATGACCCTTCAGGTAAATGCGTATCTTCTGTAAGCTCATCAAAAGATATAATGTCCACTCTTCTATTCGAGCAAAACTGCACAGTAAAAAAACCCGCGCTATGGGATACAGAACATCCACATCTATATACAGCGGTATCTAAAGTATATTTTAACGGTGAACAAACAGATATATATAAAACGACATTCGGATTTCGTACAATAAAATTTGATAAAGACAAAGGGTTTTTCCTCAATGAAAAAGCGACAAAAATAAAAGGAGTATGCCTGCATCATGATTTAGGACCATTAGGAGCAGCCGTAAATCTCAGAGCGACCGAACGCCAATTGGAGATAATGAAAGAAATGGGTTGTAACGCTATACGTACCAGCCACAATCCTCCATCTATTGAACTTCTTGAATTATGCGATAAAATGGGACTTATGGTACAGGTAGAAGCTTTTGACGAGTGGAAAAACGGAAAATGCGTAAACGGATATAATACTCTGTTCGATAAATGGGCGGAAAAGGACCTGACCGACCTGATTCGTCGCGACAGAAATCACCCATGTGTCATTATGTGGAGTATCGGTAATGAATTACGCGAACAAGATCAAAAAGAAGGCGGTCAGATAGCGCGTTTTCTCTCAGATATAGTACACCGGGAAGACCCCACCCGTCCCTCTACGGCAGGCTATAATAACCATATCGGTGCTATTATAAACGGTCTTGCAGATGCTGTCGATCTTGTCGGATTCAATTACAAACATTACGACTATCAAACCCAACATGAGAATCATCCTGAATATATTTTATACGGAAGTGAAACCAGCTCGGCTGTAAGTTCACGCGGAGTCTACAAATTCCCGGTAAAAGACAACTGGACTCCTTGGTATAATGACTATCAAATATCAAGTTATGATATGGATTATGTCCCTTGGGGTAGTGCTCCTGATACAGAATTCGAAAAACAGGATGACAACGAATTTCTTTTAGGTGAATTCGTATGGACAGGTTTCGATTATCTGGGAGAACCTTCTCCATACGGCGAAGGTGCGCCATCCCGCAGCTCTTATTTCGGGATAGTAGATCTGGCAGGGTTAAAAAAAGACAGATATTATTTATACCAAAGCCAATGGAGCAACAAACCGGTTTTACATGTTATGCCTCATTGGACATGGCCTGACCGCTTAGGACAAGAAGTTCCTATTCAATGCTACACAAACTATCCTGAGGTAGAGCTATTTGTCAATGGGAAAAGTATGGGAACAAAAAGGAAAGATAAAAGCCAAAAATTTCTACGTTATCGAATGAGATGGGACAATATCATCTATCAGCCCGGAGAAATAAAAATCATTGCAAAAAATGAAAAAGGTGAACCATGTGAAGAACGCATCATAAAAACAGCAGGAAATCCTGATAAAATATATCTAAAAGCCGATCGCGACACTTTATTAGCCAATGGAAAAGATTTATCTTTTATAACCGTAGAAATACAAGATAAAGAGGGTAACTTATGTCCACGTGATGCATCTTTACTTTTTGTAAAAGTAAACGGTAACGGAAAATTAAAAGCTCTATGCAACGGAGATGCAACCGATCTTATTCCCTTTACATCAAATTACATGCGAGTCTTTAATGGAAAAATGGTTATTATTGTCGAATCTAAAGATAAAACCGGAGAGATCAATATCGAAGTTTCCGGTGAAAGATTAAAAACTTCTTTCTATAAGTTAACATGTCAACAATAA